From a single Brettanomyces bruxellensis chromosome 7, complete sequence genomic region:
- the MDH1 gene encoding Malate dehydrogenase, cytoplasmic: MFARFTRASRFAARSFSSTALNAYKVSVLGAAGGIGQPLSLLMKMNTKVTDLALYDIKLAKGVAADLSHIPTNSTVKGFTPDESDGLATCLKGADVVLIPAGVPRKPGMTRDDLFKTNASIVRDLAKACAENCPTAAICVICNPVNSTVPIVREVFKSKGVFNPKKLFGVTTLDTLRANRFISETVGSDPTEEDVTVVGGHSGITIVPLIPKTQYKGKIPKEKYEALVNRIQHGGDEVVKAKAGAGSATLSMASAGARFASSVLNGLAGEQDIYESTYIENPEFKDEGVEFFASRVTLGPQGVKEIHELGLLTEVEEKMLATAKETLKKNIKKGVDFVKENP; this comes from the coding sequence ATGTTTGCAAGATTCACAAGAGCCTCCAGATTCGCAGCAAGGAGCTTTTCATCGACTGCTCTAAATGCCTACAAGGTCTCCGTTCTTGGAGCCGCCGGTGGAATTGGACAGCCGTTATCGctattgatgaagatgaacaCCAAGGTGACCGACTTGGCACTTTACGACATAAAGCTTGCCAAGGGTGTTGCCGCTGATCTTTCGCACATCCCAACAAACTCCACCGTGAAGGGATTCACGCCAGATGAATCAGACGGTCTTGCCACGTGTTTAAAAGGTGCAGATGTGGTTTTGATCCCGGCGGGTGTTCCAAGAAAGCCAGGAATGACGAGAGACGACTTGTTCAAGACTAACGCCTCTATTGTGAGAGACTTGGCCAAGGCCTGTGCGGAAAACTGCCCTACGGCGGCAATTTGTGTGATTTGCAACCCCGTGAACTCGACAGTTCCAATTGTGCGCGAGGTGTTCAAGTCCAAAGGCGTGTTCAATCCAAAAAAGCTGTTTGGTGTGACCACTTTGGACACTTTGAGGGCCAACAGGTTCATTTCGGAGACTGTCGGCTCCGATCCAACCGAAGAGGATGTGACAGTTGTCGGTGGCCACTCTGGTATTACGATTGTGCCCCTCATCCCAAAAACACAGTACAAGGGAAAAATCCCTAAGGAGAAGTACGAAGCCCTCGTGAACAGAATTCAACACGGGGGTGACGAGGTCGTGAAGGCAAAGGCTGGTGCAGGATCAGCCACTTTGTCCATGGCCAGTGCCGGTGCCAGATTTGCCAGTTCTGTCTTGAATGGCTTGGCCGGCGAGCAGGACATCTACGAATCGACATACATCGAGAATCCGGAGTTCAAGGACGAGGGAGTCGAGTTTTTCGCTTCGAGAGTCACCTTGGGACCCCAAGGTGTGAAGGAAATCCATGAGTTGGGATTGTTGACGGAGGTGGAGGAAAAGATGCTTGCCACTGCTAAGGAGAccttgaagaagaacatcAAGAAGGGCGTTGATTTCGTCAAGGAGAATCCATAA
- the APT1 gene encoding adenine phosphoribosyltransferase (BUSCO:EOG09264SSI): MSDPTLSPEASKKINEISQELKTALHQYPNFPKDGILFVDFLPIFRIPNLFNKLVLAFKTYVDEKFKGETIDYVVGLESRGFLFGPTLALALNAGFVPVRKRGKLPGEVYEAKYTKEYGDDYFEIQKEAIPEGSTVLIVDDILATGGSAEAAGKLVLDCDATLLGFLFVMELDFLKGRNRLQADSFTLLCGQPKSLGSVHETNSQE; this comes from the coding sequence ATGTCGGACCCTACTCTTTCACCAGAAGCGTCCAAAAAGATCAATGAGATCTCGCAAGAGCTCAAAACAGCACTTCATCAGTATCCGAATTTTCCCAAAGATGGAATTCTTTTCGTCGATTTCCTCCCAATTTTCCGTATTCCAAATCTGTTCAACAAGCTAGTCTTGGCTTTCAAAACTTATGTTGATGAGAAATTCAAGGGAGAGACGATAGACTATGTTGTTGGATTAGAATCTAGAGGTTTTCTATTTGGACCAACGTTAGCATTGGCACTTAATGCAGGCTTTGTTCCTGTCAGAAAGAGAGGAAAGCTCCCCGGAGAAGTCTACGAGGCgaaatatacaaaagaGTATGGTGATGATTACTTCgaaatacaaaaagaagcCATTCCTGAGGGCTCTACAGTTTTAATTGTGGATGACATCCTTGCCACGGGAGGCTCGGCCGAAGCTGCTGGAAAGTTGGTTCTAGACTGTGATGCCACTCTTCTTggatttttgtttgtgATGGAATTGGATTTCTTGAAGGGAAGAAATAGATTGCAGGCTGATTCATTCACTCTTTTATGTGGCCAGCCCAAATCTTT